One Isoptericola dokdonensis DS-3 genomic window, AGGGGGTGCGGGCCCAGCGGGGCAGGTGCTGCGGGTTCATGGTGGTTCCCTTCGGTCAGGCGGTCAGGCGGCCAGGCGCTCGCGGCGCAGGCGTCGCCAGGGGTGGTCGGGCAGGTCGGGGCGCAGGACGGCGAGCCCTGTCGCGTACTTGGAGATGCGGTCGGGTCGGTGCCCGGCGCGCCAGAGCAGGCGGTCGACGGACGACGGTGCGGTGCCCGCCTTGGTCTCGACGACGACGAGGCCACCGACGTCGGCCCAGCGGGCGTCGCCGTCGGGGCCGGGCGCGAGGCGCCAGGTGAGGTCGGTGTCGAGGGTGACGCGGGCGTCGGGCGCGAGCACGGTGGTGCGGCGGTAGTGGGAGGACAGCACGGGCCGCAGGTCGGACGACGGTGGTGCGGTGACGCGGGCGGCGGCGAGCCGGTCGTCGACGAACCCGGCGGCGTCGGGCGTGAGGCGCGGTCCGGCGTCCTCGGCGGGGACGCGCTCCTTGACGGTGACGCCGCGGGCGGCGCGGGTCTTCACCTCGAGGAACGTGCCGCCGGTGTCGACGTACGTGCGCGTGCGCACCTTGTAGCGGCGCCGACGGCGGTGGGCGGCCTGGTGGAAGGTCACGAGGTCGGGGGTGTCGTAGTAGGTGGAGGCGTAGGTGAAGGTGCGGCGGTCGTCGATCTCCAGGA contains:
- a CDS encoding polyphosphate polymerase domain-containing protein codes for the protein MTAITAADVVARGLAPHAAVSLAELDATAALQTRVDRKYVLTADEVADLLAALSPTTRVLEIDDRRTFTYASTYYDTPDLVTFHQAAHRRRRRYKVRTRTYVDTGGTFLEVKTRAARGVTVKERVPAEDAGPRLTPDAAGFVDDRLAAARVTAPPSSDLRPVLSSHYRRTTVLAPDARVTLDTDLTWRLAPGPDGDARWADVGGLVVVETKAGTAPSSVDRLLWRAGHRPDRISKYATGLAVLRPDLPDHPWRRLRRERLAA